A portion of the Eubacterium maltosivorans genome contains these proteins:
- a CDS encoding TIGR00266 family protein — MKYEIIGDTLPVVELELDRGEQIYTESGGMSWMDPCFDMETTTRGGALKAIKRSFSGNSLFLTTYTCTGDKGKIAFASSFPGNIRAVRLEAGQSIICAKTAFLAAEESVDFSIFFKKSVKTGVFGGAGFILQKLTGPGLVFLELNGSTIEYNLEEGQTINVDQGHIAVFQEKVHFDVTQVKGAKNILFSGEGLFFATLTGPGRVVLQSMPVDKLAKALIPYMPTSTSS, encoded by the coding sequence ATGAAGTATGAAATTATCGGCGATACCCTGCCAGTCGTAGAGCTTGAGCTGGACCGGGGCGAGCAGATCTATACCGAATCCGGCGGCATGTCCTGGATGGACCCCTGCTTTGACATGGAAACCACCACCAGAGGCGGGGCCTTAAAGGCTATCAAGCGAAGCTTCAGCGGCAACTCGCTTTTTCTGACCACCTACACCTGTACGGGTGACAAGGGAAAGATCGCCTTTGCGTCGTCCTTCCCGGGCAATATCCGGGCAGTGCGCCTGGAGGCGGGACAGTCCATTATCTGTGCCAAGACGGCGTTTCTGGCGGCTGAGGAATCTGTGGATTTTTCCATTTTCTTTAAGAAGAGTGTCAAGACTGGCGTTTTTGGCGGCGCGGGCTTCATTCTCCAGAAGCTCACAGGGCCTGGACTGGTTTTCCTTGAGCTCAATGGCAGCACCATCGAGTACAACCTTGAGGAAGGGCAGACCATCAACGTGGATCAGGGGCACATCGCTGTGTTCCAGGAAAAGGTGCACTTTGACGTCACCCAGGTAAAGGGCGCTAAAAACATTTTGTTCAGCGGCGAGGGCCTGTTCTTCGCAACACTGACCGGCCCTGGCAGGGTCGTGCTCCAGAGTATGCCGGTAGATAAGCTGGCCAAGGCCCTGATCCCCTATATGCCAACCAGCACCAGCAGCTAG
- a CDS encoding phospho-sugar mutase, with the protein MGYKEVYQLWKDYPELNADLRAELEAMTDEGEIEDRFYQDLEFGTGGMRGKIGAGINRMNVYIVAKATYGLGKYLLATDPKNAEKGVAIAFDSRNKSAEFAQTAARVLAAMGVQAYLFESLRPTPVLSFTVRHVGAAGGIVITASHNPKEYNGYKVYGPDGGQMVSPAADELVAEIEKIDNYFDIPLANMQTAVEDGMIQIIGKEVDDAYAAAVENVVKANPGSDLKVIYTPIHGSGNVPVRRVLDDLGYKNVTVVAEQEQPDGNFPTVSYPNPEERSVFNIAMEMPEASDVDIIIGTDPDCDRVGVVGRNAEGEFVVFTGNQTGALLVDYFLKTRTGLPDNKVVIKTIVTSELGGIVAKANGAEVVDVLTGFKYIGEHMTEYEKTGEKTFAFGYEESYGYLAGNYARDKDAVLASALVCEMADYYKKQGMTLYDALEGLYQKFGYFIEGIQSMTLEGIEGKKQIANIMEKFRANHFDAFADEKLVTYNDYQSKESLDLASGEKSAIDLPKSNVLKFVFNENSWYALRPSGTEPKLKVYYSVTGKSRERAEEKMEILKKAVNEIIEA; encoded by the coding sequence TTTATCAGGACCTGGAGTTTGGCACTGGCGGGATGCGCGGTAAGATCGGCGCAGGCATTAACCGGATGAACGTTTATATTGTGGCAAAGGCGACCTATGGACTGGGGAAATACCTGCTGGCGACAGACCCTAAGAATGCTGAAAAGGGTGTCGCCATCGCCTTTGACTCCAGAAATAAATCGGCTGAATTCGCTCAGACCGCCGCGCGTGTGCTGGCGGCCATGGGTGTTCAGGCCTACCTGTTTGAGAGCCTGAGACCGACGCCGGTGCTGTCCTTCACAGTGCGCCATGTGGGTGCTGCGGGCGGGATTGTCATCACCGCTTCTCACAATCCAAAGGAGTACAACGGCTATAAGGTCTATGGCCCCGACGGCGGCCAGATGGTTTCTCCGGCAGCTGACGAACTGGTGGCTGAAATTGAAAAAATCGACAATTATTTTGATATTCCGCTGGCCAATATGCAGACCGCTGTTGAGGACGGCATGATCCAGATCATCGGAAAAGAAGTGGACGACGCTTACGCCGCTGCGGTCGAAAATGTGGTAAAGGCTAACCCGGGCAGCGACTTAAAGGTGATCTACACCCCCATCCACGGCAGCGGCAATGTGCCGGTGCGCCGTGTGCTGGACGACCTGGGCTATAAGAATGTGACCGTGGTGGCAGAGCAGGAACAGCCGGACGGCAATTTCCCGACGGTTTCTTACCCGAATCCAGAGGAACGGTCGGTGTTTAACATTGCCATGGAAATGCCAGAAGCCAGCGATGTGGACATCATTATCGGCACCGACCCGGACTGCGACCGTGTGGGCGTGGTCGGACGCAACGCCGAGGGTGAATTTGTGGTCTTTACGGGTAACCAGACCGGCGCGCTGCTGGTGGACTACTTCCTCAAGACCCGCACCGGGCTGCCAGACAACAAGGTGGTCATCAAGACCATTGTCACCAGTGAACTGGGCGGCATTGTGGCCAAAGCGAACGGGGCTGAGGTGGTGGATGTGCTCACCGGCTTTAAATACATCGGCGAACACATGACCGAATATGAGAAGACTGGCGAAAAGACCTTTGCCTTTGGCTATGAAGAAAGCTATGGCTACCTGGCAGGCAACTACGCCCGCGATAAGGACGCGGTACTGGCTTCCGCGCTGGTCTGTGAGATGGCCGATTACTATAAGAAACAGGGCATGACCCTGTACGACGCTCTGGAGGGGCTGTACCAGAAATTCGGCTATTTTATCGAGGGTATCCAGTCCATGACGCTGGAGGGCATCGAGGGCAAGAAGCAGATTGCAAACATCATGGAAAAATTCCGCGCCAACCATTTTGATGCCTTTGCGGACGAAAAGCTGGTGACCTACAACGACTACCAGTCTAAAGAAAGCCTGGATCTGGCCAGTGGGGAGAAATCCGCCATCGACCTGCCTAAATCCAACGTGCTCAAATTTGTCTTTAATGAAAATTCCTGGTATGCCCTGAGACCTTCGGGCACTGAGCCGAAGCTGAAGGTTTACTACTCGGTCACAGGCAAGAGCCGTGAGCGGGCAGAGGAAAAAATGGAAATTCTGAAAAAAGCTGTGAATGAAATCATTGAGGCTTAA